The genomic region ACACGACATCATCGCAGCCGGCCTGGCCTGGCTGCTAGCCTACTGGCTGCGCTTCAACCTGAGCATTCCGGCCGAATACTGGCCCAGTGCAATGAGTACGCTGGCCTGGGTAGTACCGGTGCAGGCGCTTGCATTCTGGCGCTTCGGCCTGTATCGGGGGATATGGCGTTTTGCCAGCCTGCCGGATCTGCAGCGCATACTGGCAGCGGTAGGCGTGGCAGCATTGCTGATTCCGCTGGCATTATTCATGTTCCAAATCAAAGCCATCGTGCCGCGCTCGGTATTGGTGCTGGATCCGCTATTGCTGCTGCTCATCATGGGCGGCAGTCGCCTGCTGTACCGGGCATGGAAAGAACATCGTTTCGGTTCACTCTGCAGCGACCGTAATCCGCTGATTATATTGGGGGCAGGCGGGGCTGCGGCTTCGCTGGTGCGCGAACTGGCGTACAGTAACGAGTGGCGTGTCGTGGGCTTGCTGGATGACATGCCCACCAAGCAGAGCCGCGATTTATATGGCATTCCCGTCTTGGGCAAGCTCGATAGCCTGCCAGTCCACGCTGCGAAACTCGACGTCAAGCACGCCGTCATCGCGATGCCATCAGCCGGCCACAGCGTGCGTCGTCATGCCGCACAGATTTGTGCCGATGCCGGCGTCAATGCACTGACGGTACCCGCCTTTGACGACCTGGCGAGCGGCAAGGTGACAGTATCCGCGTTACGCAAAATAGAACTGGATGATTTATTGGGGCGTGACCCGGTGCAGCTCGACGATGCCGGTCTGCATGGCTTGCTTACCGATCAGGTGGTGCTGGTGAGCGGTGCCGGTGGCTCGATAGGCTCGGAACTCGCCCGCCAGATCGCTCACTTCCAGCCCAAGCTGCTGATTCTGTTTGAAATGAGCGAATTCGCCCTGTACAAAATCGAACAGGAATTCACCACCAATTTCCCCGCAGTAAAAATCCTGTGCGCAATCGGCGACGTCAAGCATCGTGCGGTCGTCGACAATCTGCTAAGCCAACACCATCCTGCCATTATCTTTCATGCCGCGGCCTACAAGCATGTGCCGCTGATGGAACAAAGCAATGCCTGGCAAGCCATGCGCAACAACGTGCTCGGCACCTATACCCTGGCCAGCGCGGCACAGCGTCATGGCGTCGCCAAATTCGTGCTCATTTCCACCGACAAGGCCGTCAACCCCACCAATGTCATGGGCGCATCGAAACGTCTGGCAGAAATGGTGTGCCAGAGCCTGCATGCAACGCCCGCAGACACCCCGCGCACGCGCTTCGTTGCGGTGCGCTTCGGCAATGTACTCGGCAGTTCCGGCAGCGTCATTCCGAAATTCCAGGAACAGATTGCCCACGGCGGACCAATTACGGTCACCCATCCGGATATCACCCGCTACTTCATGTCCATCCCCGAAGCCTGCCAGCTGGTGCTGCAAGCCGGCCTGATGGGTGACGGCGGCGAAATTTTCGTACTGGATATGGGCGAGCCGGTGAAAATCGCCGACCTCGCCCGCGACATGATCCGCCTCTCCGGATTCAGCGAGAACGACATCAAAATCGTCTATTCCGGCTTGCGCCCGGGCGAAAAGCTGTATGAAGAATTGCTCGCCGACGACGAACACACCCTGCCTACCCCGCATCCCAAACTGCGTATCGCTCAGGCCCGTCTGGTGGACGATGCCTGGCTGGCCCTTGCAGTGGAATGGCTCACTCAGGACAGCATCATCAGTGAAGCCGAAGTAAAGCAGAAACTCAAGGCATGGGTGACGGAATACACACCTCAGTCATAACCGGACCAGGCATTATCAAGCGGTAGATGCAGGACAAAAACGGCCCCTGACGGCTTATTTCAAGCCGGGTTTCAGGGGCCGTTCCGGTATTAACGCTTGATATGGGAAATTTTGGTACCTTCGATACTGAGGCTGGCCATCAATCCCTGCTGATCGAAGATAAAGGCGTAAGCATCGTCTTTCAATGTCGACGTTGACAGATTCTTGGCGATACCTTCATTCACCACGACCACCGTCGGCCCCACGCCGATTTCCCAGCCTTTGGTTTTCGCGAGATATTTCACCGCTTTGTCGTTCATGAGAAAGACCGCATAGCCGTATGACTGGGCACCTGCCTGCAAACCCCATGATGCCGAAACCGAATTATAGTAACCGTCGACTCGCGAACCCTTGAACAGCACCCCCTCGCCATAGCTTCCGCCGAATACCAGCCCGGCTTTAACTATGTTGGGGAAAACCAGCACCGCTTTGGCCTTTTTCGAAATATCCTCTGCGAGCGGGTTGCTCTTATACAGGATTTGCAGGGCTTGGGCAGCATCCCGATTCAGATCTTCTGCGGTTGCCGCATACACCTGACTGCTAATTGCACCCAGAGATAATGTTGTAGCGGTGACGAGTATGAATTTAAGTAAAGCACGTCGTATATTAATCATTATCCACCTCCTGATAAATTACGGTTTTAAGAATCGAAGCGCAGTAACCAAAAACTGCCTGGAAGGCCTCGAGCATTCATCATCCGCTTATAAATTGATTTGTTCTGTATGCTGCCGCACATAACTCGATTAATCTGCAAAGCTATCCTATCTGCCTGATTTTTATCGTTGTTATGGATACTTGTTAACAGATTCGCGGCAAGGGATCGTCTTCGAGCTCGTCCAGCATGCGCGTACCGCCCAGCGGCGTATGCAGCACCACCTGTGGCCGCCCCGCTTGCATGTGACCGATCAGCGCCGCATCCTGCCCCTCAGGCAACGCCTGCCATGCAGCCAGTGCCAGCGCCGCATCGGCTGCTGCCACTATCGCCACTACCCGGCCTTCGCAGGCCAGATAATAGGGATCGTAACCCAGAATTTCACAGACTGCTTGCACCTGCTCGCGCACCGGGATGTCGGCCTGCTGCAGACTGGCCTGCAGCCCGGTGGCGCGACTGATTTCATGCGCGACGGTAGCCAGACCGCCACGCGTCGGGTCGCGCATGAAGCGCAGCCCCGGCAGGCCCAGCAACGCTTTGGTCAATGGCAACACGCTCGCACTGTCCGAGGCCAGCTCGCCCTTGAGTCCGAACTGCTCACGCGCCAGCATCACTGCGATACCGTGATCGCCTACCGGCCCGGACACCAGGATCGCATCGCCCGGCTGGATAGTCTGCATGCCGAGTTCGATGCCCGGTACGCGCACGCCGATGCCGGCCGTCGCCAGATACAGCCCGCCGCCCTCGCCGCGCCGCACCACTTTGGTATCGCCCGCCGCTACTGCTACGCCCGCCGCCTTCGCAGCGCATGCCAGACTGGCGACGATGCGATCCAGCCGGGCCAGCGGCATACCTTCCTCGATGAACGCATTCAGCGATAGATAACGCGGTATCGCACCCGCTACTGCCAGATCGTTGACGGTGCCATGCACCGCCAGACTGCCGATATCACCGCCGGGAAACTCCAGCGGCTGAACCGTAAAGCCGTCGGTGGTAAACATCAGTTCGCCCGCATCCCACGGCAATCGCGCCGCATCGGCATTGACATCCAGCAGCGGGTTACCGAGATGGCGGGCAAAGACCTCCTCGATCAGCTCGCGCATATAGCGGCCGCCATTGCCGTGTGCCAGCGTGATATACGTTTCAGTCATGTCGATGCCCCATTTCCACAATCTGGCCGAAGCTGATACCGCCGTCATTGACGGGCACCTGTTGCGCCAATCGAACCTGCAAGCCAGCCGCGGTAAGTAAATCAATAACCAGCCCGGTCAGCCGGCGATTCTGGAACACGCCGCCCGCCAGCCCGATGCATTGCACCGAATGGGTGCTCTGCACCGCTCGTACCTGCGCCAGCAGCGCATGGGCGAGGCTGTTATGGAATATCTCCGCCCGCCGGCGCGCGCTCAGCATGGCGTCCGTCAGCATCGTCACCAGCGGCGCCCAGTCGCTGCGCCATACGCCCTCCTCATCGCGATTCAGCGGCAATGCGATGGCATCTTCCGCGCTGTTGCTGCACATGGCCTCCAGCCACATCGGCCCCTGCCCCTCGTAACTCGCATGGCTGAGCAGTCCCGTAAACGCCGCAGCGGCATCGAACAGACGTCCGACCGCGGAAGTCTGCTGCGTATTCATGCGCCGCTGCCAAACCGTATGCACCAGCTCGCTGTTCGCGGGCAGATCCGGCCAGGTTATGCCGGTCTCCCATGCCAATGCTGCC from Sulfuriferula sp. AH1 harbors:
- a CDS encoding nucleoside-diphosphate sugar epimerase/dehydratase translates to MVSRFNSRIALAIAHDIIAAGLAWLLAYWLRFNLSIPAEYWPSAMSTLAWVVPVQALAFWRFGLYRGIWRFASLPDLQRILAAVGVAALLIPLALFMFQIKAIVPRSVLVLDPLLLLLIMGGSRLLYRAWKEHRFGSLCSDRNPLIILGAGGAAASLVRELAYSNEWRVVGLLDDMPTKQSRDLYGIPVLGKLDSLPVHAAKLDVKHAVIAMPSAGHSVRRHAAQICADAGVNALTVPAFDDLASGKVTVSALRKIELDDLLGRDPVQLDDAGLHGLLTDQVVLVSGAGGSIGSELARQIAHFQPKLLILFEMSEFALYKIEQEFTTNFPAVKILCAIGDVKHRAVVDNLLSQHHPAIIFHAAAYKHVPLMEQSNAWQAMRNNVLGTYTLASAAQRHGVAKFVLISTDKAVNPTNVMGASKRLAEMVCQSLHATPADTPRTRFVAVRFGNVLGSSGSVIPKFQEQIAHGGPITVTHPDITRYFMSIPEACQLVLQAGLMGDGGEIFVLDMGEPVKIADLARDMIRLSGFSENDIKIVYSGLRPGEKLYEELLADDEHTLPTPHPKLRIAQARLVDDAWLALAVEWLTQDSIISEAEVKQKLKAWVTEYTPQS
- a CDS encoding YSC84-related protein; the encoded protein is MINIRRALLKFILVTATTLSLGAISSQVYAATAEDLNRDAAQALQILYKSNPLAEDISKKAKAVLVFPNIVKAGLVFGGSYGEGVLFKGSRVDGYYNSVSASWGLQAGAQSYGYAVFLMNDKAVKYLAKTKGWEIGVGPTVVVVNEGIAKNLSTSTLKDDAYAFIFDQQGLMASLSIEGTKISHIKR
- the hypE gene encoding hydrogenase expression/formation protein HypE; the protein is MTETYITLAHGNGGRYMRELIEEVFARHLGNPLLDVNADAARLPWDAGELMFTTDGFTVQPLEFPGGDIGSLAVHGTVNDLAVAGAIPRYLSLNAFIEEGMPLARLDRIVASLACAAKAAGVAVAAGDTKVVRRGEGGGLYLATAGIGVRVPGIELGMQTIQPGDAILVSGPVGDHGIAVMLAREQFGLKGELASDSASVLPLTKALLGLPGLRFMRDPTRGGLATVAHEISRATGLQASLQQADIPVREQVQAVCEILGYDPYYLACEGRVVAIVAAADAALALAAWQALPEGQDAALIGHMQAGRPQVVLHTPLGGTRMLDELEDDPLPRIC